A window from Bradysia coprophila strain Holo2 chromosome X unlocalized genomic scaffold, BU_Bcop_v1 contig_20, whole genome shotgun sequence encodes these proteins:
- the LOC119068660 gene encoding protein trunk-like: protein MTVKQRVALLFVLINLIVCRAQHELKSNSRTPIRKLTKLIKLNGTEDYQFHHKCGNLPPTLLTDVLGAAFNSRYMSIDEPKYWEDDIDNHQPNSFSTKRNSALVQPFYVDDTYALEISDKPAWEVKHATEVHYREERSIDFTDVGLHRSKRDGRRGSRNVRNERPWNCEAKIKWIDLGPDYFPRFLRSVECTKKKCWYNNYVCKPRSFTVKLLRRRNGECVQINQLNRITNHELPGDLKELWVWEERAVNFCCDCAFP from the coding sequence atgacagtcAAACAGCGCGTTGCATTGTTAttcgttttaataaatttaattgtttgcCGTGCCCAACatgaattaaaatcaaattcgaGAACACCAATCCGAAAGCTGACCAAACTTATAAAACTGAATGGTACCGAGGATTATCAATTCCATCACAAATGCGGAAACTTGCCACCGACTTTACTGACGGACGTGTTAGGTGCAGCATTCAATTCACGATACATGAGCATAGACGAGCCAAAATATTGGGAAGATGATATCGACAATCATCAGCCGAATTCTTTTTCAACGAAAAGAAATTCGGCATTGGTCCAACCATTCTATGTGGATGATACGTACGCATTAGAAATAAGTGACAAACCTGCATGGGAAGTTAAACATGCAACCGAAGTGCATTATCGTGAGGAGCGATCAATTGATTTTACCGATGTGGGATTGCATCGTTCAAAACGAGATGGTCGTCGAGGTAGCCGAAATGTGCGAAACGAGCGTCCATGGAATTGTGAAGCTAAAATCAAGTGGATTGATTTGGGTCCAGACTACTTTCCCCGATTTCTACGTAGTGTAGAGTGTACGAAAAAGAAGTGCTGGTACAATAATTACGTTTGCAAGCCGCGATCGTTTACGGTAAAACTACTGCGGCGACGAAATGGTGAATGTGTTCAGATCAACCAGTTAAATCGAATAACAAATCATGAATTGCCGGGAGACTTGAAGGAACTGTGGGTATGGGAGGAACGAGctgtgaatttttgttgtgattGTGCATTTCCATAA
- the LOC119069008 gene encoding protein trunk-like, with protein sequence MVFEHLKLVYILINLIMCSVHTEAKSISRKSLPKLTKLTKIVETEDVRATQSNCANLPPTVLSDVLGAAFNSRYMSIEPPKYPEEDMENLHPNSYQTKRNSELLQPFYVDDTFALEISDKPAWEVKHTVEEHDQGSVSISTRQIHHPLMNMNVDRSKRDLRRGNRMRNDRPWECEAKIKWIDLGADYFPRFLRSVECTKKKCWYNHYVCKPRSFTVKLLRRRNGECVQTNQLNRVTNNELPGDFKELWVWEERAVNFCCDCAAA encoded by the coding sequence ATGGTGTTCGAACATTTGAAATTGGTGTATAttctaataaatttaattatgtgTTCTGTGCATACAGAAGCAAAGTCAATATCAAGAAAATCACTCCCAAAACTGACTAAACTtacgaaaattgttgaaactgAAGATGTTCGTGCCACCCAAAGCAACTGTGCAAATTTACCACCCACTGTATTAAGTGATGTACTCGGTGCTGCATTCAATTCAAGATATATGAGCATAGAGCCACCAAAGTATCCGGAAGAGGACATGGAAAATTTGCATCCAAATTCATAccaaacaaaacgaaattcgGAACTGCTGCAACCGTTTTACGTGGACGATACATTTGCATTGGAAATCAGTGACAAACCGGCATGGGAGGTCAAACATACTGTCGAAGAACACGACCAAGGCTCTGTATCAATTAGCACCAGACAGATCCATCACCCGTTGATGAACATGAATGTTGATCGTTCGAAAAGAGACCTTCGGCGCGGGAACAGAATGCGAAACGACCGTCCATGGGAATGTGAAGCTAAAATCAAGTGGATCGATCTGGGTGCTGACTACTTTCCCCGATTTCTACGTAGTGTTGAGTGTACGAAAAAGAAGTGCTGGTACAATCATTACGTGTGCAAGCCGCGATCGTTTACAGTGAAGCTGCTGCGGCGACGAAATGGTGAATGTGTGCAGACCAATCAGTTAAATCGAGTAACAAATAATGAATTGCCAGGAGACTTCAAGGAACTATGGGTGTGGGAAGAACGAGCTGTGAATTTTTGTTGCGACTGTGCAGCTGCGTAG
- the LOC119068938 gene encoding uncharacterized protein LOC119068938, protein MAVKSNISILLVCFFITQICVGAVEPECDGVNNRIPSPEGRCDIFYECIEDEGLIVPSQVSCDTICSGCHFSTEALDCVHPDEALCLPELRKLTCTNVTDIIAHPTNCARFFTCDSLRPTVADCSLSI, encoded by the exons ATGGCAGTCAAATCAA ATATTTCAATATTGCTGGTTTGCTTCTTCATCACTCAAATATGCGTTGGAGCCGTGGAACCGGAGTGTGACGGCGTAAATAATCGGATTCCCAGTCCGGAAGGCCGTTGTGATATATTCTATGAATGCATAGAAGACGAAGGTTTAATAGTGCCTAGTCAAGTTTCATGTGATACCATATGTTCTGGATGTCACTTCAGCACTGAGGCGTTGGATTGCGTTCACCCAGATGAGGCTCTGTGCTTGCCcgaattgagaaaattaaCCTGTACAAACGTTACCGATATTATCGCTCACCCAACCAACTGTGCTAGATTTTTTACTTGCGATTCTCTGAGACCGACTGTAGCTGATTGCTCATTGTCGATTTAG
- the LOC119068642 gene encoding peritrophin-1-like yields the protein MAVKSNISILLVCFFITQICVGAVEPECDGVNNRIPSPEGRCDIFYECIEDEGLIVPSQVSCDTICSGCHFSTEALDCVHPDEALCLPELRKLTCTNVTDIIAHPTNCARFFTCDSLRPTVADCPVDLEFGRLLQTCVSIREARCSCDLLDDPDRPLLLPDPMSCTSFYKCHNGEPVLVDCPTNLFFSFERQRCDFANEVNCRDGFRP from the exons ATGGCAGTCAAATCAA ATATTTCAATATTGCTGGTTTGCTTCTTCATCACTCAAATATGCGTTGGAGCCGTGGAACCGGAGTGTGACGGCGTAAATAATCGGATTCCCAGTCCGGAAGGCCGTTGTGATATATTCTATGAATGCATAGAAGACGAAGGTTTAATAGTGCCTAGTCAAGTTTCATGTGATACCATATGTTCTGGATGTCACTTCAGCACTGAGGCGTTGGATTGCGTTCACCCAGATGAGGCTCTGTGCTTGCCcgaattgagaaaattaaCCTGTACAAACGTTACCGATATTATCGCTCACCCAACCAACTGTGCTAGATTTTTTACTTGCGATTCTCTGAGACCGACTGTAGCTGATTGCCCTGTCGATTTAGAATTTGGTAGACTACTGCAAACTTGTGTTTCGATACGTGAAGCGCGATGTTCTTGTGATCTTCTTGATGATCCAGATCGACCATTATTGTTACCAGATCCAATGAGTTGCACTTCATTCTACAAATGTCATAATGGTGAGCCTGTGCTAGTAGATTGTCCaacaaacttatttttttcgttcgaacGTCAGCGTTGTGATTTTGCAAATGAAGTTAATTGTAGAGACGGTTTCAGAccataa